One stretch of Nocardia fluminea DNA includes these proteins:
- a CDS encoding sugar ABC transporter substrate-binding protein, producing the protein MMKKKMIALAVASVSAVVIAGCSTSSRTAATGPAGGEGQAFGENVQLFDATQQVHDSMRGKRIAFVPILYKGYNLTMNWGASMERAFGNLGADFQVYDPNFDTDKMTRIISDLIARKAVDVLILHNPDVGVLSKQIEDAQRAGIYTVVVNMISSRLGDAYIGVDNIAAAEDIAQRAVQDCEKRGAPKRLAIIDGPGNDAASLLWSKGVHNVLDPAGFEVVTTAHTQWQNSLAQQAAESIIQQQKNNFCGFLVTYDLNSVAVGDAVQSAVSRGVIPADSLGTYTMATDTLWCDALRAGKVTASASYDVQGVGTAAVVTAQQLVQTGAPAGSTHTVAFVPHTIVDRANVDNTTIACYKGQ; encoded by the coding sequence ATGATGAAGAAGAAGATGATCGCGCTCGCTGTCGCCTCGGTATCGGCCGTCGTGATCGCGGGTTGCTCCACCAGCAGCCGCACGGCCGCCACCGGCCCCGCGGGTGGCGAGGGCCAGGCCTTCGGCGAGAACGTGCAGCTGTTCGACGCGACGCAGCAGGTCCACGATTCGATGCGGGGCAAGCGGATCGCCTTCGTGCCGATCCTCTACAAGGGCTACAACCTGACGATGAACTGGGGCGCCTCGATGGAGCGCGCCTTCGGCAACCTCGGTGCCGACTTCCAGGTCTACGACCCCAATTTCGACACCGACAAGATGACCAGGATAATCAGCGACCTGATCGCCCGCAAGGCCGTCGACGTGCTGATCCTGCACAACCCCGACGTCGGAGTGCTGTCCAAGCAGATCGAGGACGCCCAGCGCGCGGGCATCTACACGGTGGTGGTCAACATGATCTCGAGCCGACTCGGTGACGCCTACATCGGTGTCGACAACATCGCCGCCGCCGAGGACATCGCCCAACGGGCCGTGCAGGACTGCGAAAAGCGTGGCGCCCCCAAACGATTGGCGATCATCGACGGCCCTGGCAACGACGCGGCCTCGCTGCTGTGGTCCAAGGGCGTGCACAACGTGCTCGATCCGGCCGGGTTCGAGGTGGTGACCACCGCGCACACCCAGTGGCAGAACTCCCTCGCCCAGCAGGCCGCCGAGTCGATCATTCAGCAGCAGAAGAACAATTTCTGCGGGTTCCTTGTCACCTACGACCTCAACTCCGTCGCGGTCGGCGACGCGGTGCAGAGCGCGGTCTCGCGCGGGGTGATCCCCGCCGATTCGCTCGGCACGTACACGATGGCCACTGACACCCTGTGGTGCGATGCGCTGCGCGCGGGCAAGGTGACGGCCTCGGCCTCCTATGACGTCCAGGGCGTCGGCACCGCCGCGGTGGTGACCGCTCAGCAACTGGTCCAGACCGGCGCACCGGCGGGCAGCACCCACACCGTCGCGTTCGTGCCGCACACCATCGTGGACCGCGCGAACGTCGACAACACCACTATCGCCTGCTACAAGGGTCAGTGA
- a CDS encoding alpha/beta hydrolase: MVQNIEFPNATVTMAGDLFLPENFSADQYYPAIVCVHPGGGVKEQTAGLYAEKLAAQGFVTLAFDASHQGESGGIPRRLEDPFARVEDVRAAVDYLSTLDYVDADRIGAFGVCAGGGYAIDATKTDRRIKAAGTVSPVDIGATFCKGWDGSLPLEAQIATLDAVAAQRAIEVAGGDIAEIAYVPETLDATTPADMVEAHEYYRTPRAQHPNSDNRMLFTASVTRIFDYDAFAGAEFLTQPVLLVAGSAAGSLWQAERLNKRIPENTDLVLVDGAGHVGLYDRPEYVDQAMAALTPFFVANL, encoded by the coding sequence ATGGTGCAGAACATCGAATTCCCGAACGCCACGGTCACCATGGCGGGCGACCTGTTTCTCCCGGAGAACTTCTCCGCTGACCAGTACTACCCGGCCATCGTGTGTGTGCACCCCGGCGGTGGCGTGAAGGAGCAGACCGCGGGTCTGTATGCCGAGAAGCTGGCGGCCCAGGGCTTCGTGACCCTGGCCTTCGACGCCTCCCACCAGGGTGAGAGCGGTGGGATTCCGCGCCGGCTGGAAGACCCCTTCGCCCGGGTCGAAGACGTCCGCGCCGCGGTCGACTACCTGTCCACTCTCGACTACGTCGACGCGGATCGGATCGGCGCGTTCGGCGTGTGCGCCGGCGGCGGCTACGCCATCGACGCCACCAAGACCGACCGCCGGATCAAAGCGGCCGGCACGGTCAGTCCGGTCGATATCGGCGCGACGTTCTGCAAGGGCTGGGACGGGTCGCTACCGCTCGAAGCGCAGATCGCCACGCTCGACGCCGTCGCGGCTCAGCGTGCGATCGAGGTGGCGGGCGGTGACATCGCCGAGATCGCCTACGTGCCCGAGACCCTGGACGCCACCACCCCGGCGGACATGGTCGAAGCGCACGAGTACTACCGAACCCCGCGGGCACAGCACCCGAACTCGGACAACCGGATGCTGTTCACCGCCAGCGTCACCCGGATCTTCGACTACGACGCCTTCGCGGGCGCGGAGTTCCTGACCCAGCCGGTCCTGCTGGTCGCAGGCTCCGCGGCGGGTTCGCTGTGGCAGGCAGAGCGGCTGAACAAGCGCATTCCGGAGAACACCGACCTGGTGCTCGTCGACGGCGCGGGGCACGTGGGTCTCTATGACCGTCCCGAGTACGTGGACCAGGCCATGGCTGCCCTGACCCCGTTCTTCGTGGCCAATCTCTGA
- a CDS encoding sugar ABC transporter ATP-binding protein: MADSDTAVAAEPVIRLSGISKHYSGTYALRDVDFEVRPGEIHALLGENGAGKSTLVKVISGAIEHDAGTLLVTGRMRNFSTPKESAEAGVAMVYQEGSLVESMTVAQNLFLGDEKPFNNLSQLNVVARELLESHNFHIRPEVPAGALGIAQKQMVEIARAVHRDAKVVILDEPTASVTPEERLQLFLSMRRLKRQGIGVVFITHMLDEAFEEADRITVLRDGEVQGTLGKPDFDRTEVVRMMVGRSVEYQRVPPNREPDPAPVLEVDDITLLPVVRNMSFSAHPGEIVGIYGLVGAGRSETAMIVSGVTKRRRLRGGTVRLNGRNVRFRTPRHARRAGLVYITEDRKASGFFGHFSIADNIYFGHLCSAARLPLLVRPGERKSVAQRFVERFHVRTLQPGRAKLEELSGGNQQKVVLAKGLTRQPLVAIIDEPTRGVDLGTITEIHTMIRALADDGVAVVVISSYLPEIRALSDRILVAKQGSIVAEFDPAEADDAKLMFAAVH; the protein is encoded by the coding sequence GTGGCAGACAGCGACACCGCCGTTGCCGCGGAGCCGGTGATCCGGCTCAGCGGTATCAGCAAGCACTACAGCGGAACCTACGCGTTGCGCGATGTCGACTTCGAGGTCCGGCCAGGCGAGATCCACGCCCTGCTCGGCGAGAACGGTGCGGGAAAGTCCACGCTGGTGAAGGTGATATCGGGCGCGATCGAACACGACGCGGGCACACTGCTCGTCACCGGTCGCATGCGCAACTTCAGTACCCCCAAGGAATCCGCGGAAGCGGGGGTCGCGATGGTCTACCAGGAGGGCTCGCTCGTCGAGTCGATGACGGTGGCACAGAACCTGTTCCTCGGTGACGAGAAACCGTTCAACAATCTCTCCCAGCTGAATGTGGTGGCACGAGAACTGCTGGAATCACACAACTTCCACATCCGGCCCGAGGTGCCCGCGGGCGCGCTCGGCATTGCCCAGAAACAGATGGTGGAGATCGCTCGCGCGGTGCATCGCGATGCCAAGGTGGTCATCCTCGACGAACCGACCGCCTCGGTGACCCCGGAGGAACGACTGCAACTGTTCCTGTCGATGCGCAGGCTCAAGCGCCAGGGGATCGGGGTCGTGTTCATCACCCACATGCTCGACGAGGCCTTCGAGGAAGCCGACCGGATCACCGTGCTGCGCGACGGCGAGGTGCAGGGCACCCTCGGCAAACCCGACTTCGACCGCACCGAGGTGGTGCGGATGATGGTGGGGCGCAGCGTGGAATATCAACGGGTGCCACCGAATCGGGAACCCGACCCGGCCCCGGTGCTCGAGGTCGACGACATCACGCTGCTGCCGGTGGTGCGCAACATGTCGTTCTCCGCGCACCCGGGGGAGATCGTCGGCATCTACGGGCTCGTCGGCGCCGGGCGCAGCGAAACCGCGATGATCGTCAGCGGGGTGACCAAGCGCAGGAGACTGCGCGGCGGCACCGTGCGGCTCAACGGCAGGAACGTGCGGTTCAGGACGCCGCGTCATGCCCGCCGGGCCGGGCTGGTCTACATCACCGAGGACCGCAAAGCCTCGGGCTTTTTCGGCCACTTCTCGATCGCGGACAATATCTATTTCGGGCACCTGTGCAGCGCGGCGCGGCTACCACTGCTGGTTCGCCCCGGCGAACGCAAGTCGGTGGCACAGCGCTTCGTCGAGCGGTTCCATGTGCGGACGCTGCAACCCGGCCGCGCCAAGCTCGAGGAGCTCAGCGGCGGTAACCAGCAGAAGGTGGTGCTCGCCAAAGGACTGACCCGTCAGCCGCTGGTGGCGATCATCGACGAGCCGACCCGCGGCGTCGACCTCGGCACGATCACCGAGATCCACACGATGATCCGTGCGCTGGCCGACGACGGCGTGGCGGTGGTGGTGATCTCGTCGTATCTGCCGGAGATCCGGGCGCTCTCGGACCGGATCCTGGTGGCCAAACAGGGCAGCATCGTGGCGGAGTTCGATCCGGCCGAGGCCGACGACGCGAAGCTGATGTTCGCGGCGGTGCACTGA
- a CDS encoding ABC transporter permease, whose product MTTTIAATSPPPSLRDRLGRSEQAYFVLGITVLLCAVGAATTPGFLTTGNFASLLRLSAAFGILAVGVAIVILGKGIDLSIAGVALGCAQATLALMSSGMPEWQAIAIAAAVALIVGLVNGVLVAYVEVPSLFVTLATGLLVIGAVDMLLLDSNYYALAAGSWIAELSNGSVLGVPRPIVLAAAVFVLAWFFVTYTTAGRLIRAMGDNFATARATGAPVRPLQVLTYVISALLALLAGYLTVSIQGSVQTTVTSFDPLLFTALTATVIGGISLAGGRGSILGVLAGSLFIGVLNNLLVLHGLTSAVQDLIRGGVLIAAIALDSWLHPRDEETAKSGEL is encoded by the coding sequence ATGACGACGACAATCGCGGCCACCTCGCCGCCCCCCAGCCTGCGCGACCGACTCGGTCGTTCGGAGCAGGCCTATTTCGTCCTCGGCATCACCGTGCTGCTGTGCGCGGTCGGCGCCGCCACCACACCGGGATTTCTCACCACGGGCAATTTCGCCAGCCTGCTGCGTCTGTCGGCGGCGTTCGGGATCCTGGCCGTCGGCGTCGCGATCGTCATCCTGGGCAAAGGCATCGACCTTTCGATCGCCGGCGTCGCACTGGGGTGCGCACAAGCGACGTTGGCCCTGATGTCGAGTGGCATGCCCGAATGGCAGGCGATCGCGATCGCCGCGGCGGTCGCGCTGATCGTCGGGTTGGTCAACGGCGTGCTCGTGGCCTATGTCGAGGTGCCGTCGCTGTTCGTCACCCTGGCGACCGGTCTGCTGGTGATCGGCGCGGTCGACATGCTGCTGCTCGACAGCAACTACTACGCGCTGGCCGCCGGATCGTGGATCGCGGAATTGAGCAACGGCTCGGTGCTCGGCGTGCCACGCCCGATCGTGCTCGCCGCGGCCGTGTTCGTGCTGGCCTGGTTCTTCGTCACCTACACCACCGCGGGTCGACTGATCAGGGCGATGGGCGACAACTTCGCCACCGCCCGAGCCACCGGCGCCCCCGTCCGCCCGCTACAGGTGCTCACCTACGTGATCTCCGCGTTGCTGGCCCTGCTCGCCGGCTACCTGACCGTGTCGATCCAGGGCAGCGTGCAGACCACGGTCACCTCGTTCGACCCGCTGCTGTTCACCGCGCTCACCGCGACCGTCATCGGCGGCATCTCACTGGCCGGTGGCCGCGGCTCGATTCTCGGCGTGCTCGCGGGCTCGCTGTTCATCGGTGTGCTCAACAACCTGCTCGTTCTGCACGGTCTCACTTCCGCGGTGCAGGACCTGATCCGTGGCGGCGTGCTGATCGCGGCCATCGCCCTCGACTCGTGGCTGCATCCACGCGACGAGGAAACCGCCAAGAGCGGCGAACTGTAA
- a CDS encoding cupin domain-containing protein: protein MSGEHLAKTARRVIAGLDADGKSTVAVDESTATRVALPAFTVNDVWRVDALPAAMADGDTLAAEVELDPPAAGVVVRLATFPPDAEIDPAVYAESIGNLHGEDAKAEDDAIVGLHATETVDIATIIDGEIYAIYETGETLLRPGDTVINRGIKHAWSNRTDKPVTMVAVMLPAKR, encoded by the coding sequence ATGAGTGGTGAGCATCTGGCCAAGACCGCGCGGCGTGTGATCGCGGGGCTCGACGCCGACGGCAAGTCGACCGTCGCTGTCGATGAGAGCACCGCGACGCGCGTCGCTCTGCCCGCGTTCACGGTCAACGATGTGTGGCGAGTCGATGCACTGCCCGCGGCGATGGCCGATGGTGACACCTTGGCCGCCGAGGTGGAGCTGGATCCGCCCGCTGCCGGTGTCGTCGTTCGCCTGGCGACCTTCCCACCGGACGCCGAGATCGATCCGGCGGTGTACGCGGAGTCGATCGGCAATCTGCACGGCGAAGACGCCAAGGCTGAGGACGATGCGATCGTCGGACTGCACGCGACGGAGACGGTCGACATCGCCACCATCATCGACGGTGAGATCTACGCGATCTATGAAACGGGGGAGACCCTGCTGCGCCCGGGCGACACGGTGATCAATCGCGGCATCAAGCACGCCTGGAGCAACCGGACCGACAAGCCGGTGACCATGGTCGCTGTCATGCTGCCCGCCAAGCGCTGA
- a CDS encoding zinc-dependent alcohol dehydrogenase family protein — translation MRGVVFNGDRDLEIAEFDDPSPGPDDAVVAMKASGMCGSDLRFYRAAPGAALAAFGLSGDTGGIIAGHEPCGIVVALGANVDQRAVRVGDRVMIYHYDGCGYCDRCRTGWTQMCQRGATIFGATAHGGHADFIKVPARTLVPLPDDVSFTAGAAISCGTGTAFGALRRLNLDACDTIAVFGQGPVGLSAVQLAAAMGAEVIAVDVQADRVTRAMDFGAAHAIDSSSADPVAAIKELTGGTGVSCALDCSGAPAARVAAVKSAAQWGRVAFVGEGNDVTLDVSPDIIRKQLTILGSYTFSLTGQADCARFVAAHGLDVDRLFTDRWTLADAAQAYTEFDKQAGGKAVIEF, via the coding sequence ATGCGGGGTGTTGTGTTCAACGGTGATCGCGACCTCGAGATCGCCGAGTTCGACGACCCGTCCCCGGGGCCCGACGACGCGGTTGTGGCGATGAAGGCCTCGGGGATGTGCGGCAGCGACCTGCGGTTCTACCGCGCGGCTCCCGGCGCCGCGCTCGCGGCTTTCGGCCTGTCGGGCGATACCGGCGGCATCATCGCCGGCCACGAACCGTGCGGAATAGTCGTCGCGCTCGGTGCGAATGTGGACCAGCGCGCGGTTCGGGTCGGCGACCGGGTGATGATCTACCACTACGACGGCTGCGGATACTGCGATCGGTGTCGCACCGGATGGACCCAGATGTGTCAGCGTGGCGCGACGATCTTCGGGGCGACCGCCCACGGCGGGCACGCCGACTTCATCAAGGTGCCCGCCCGCACCCTGGTTCCACTGCCCGATGACGTGAGTTTCACTGCGGGCGCGGCGATTTCCTGCGGAACCGGGACCGCGTTCGGCGCACTGCGCCGGCTGAACCTTGATGCTTGCGACACCATCGCCGTCTTCGGTCAGGGACCGGTGGGACTCTCGGCGGTGCAGCTGGCGGCGGCGATGGGTGCCGAGGTGATCGCCGTGGACGTGCAAGCCGATCGGGTGACGCGGGCAATGGATTTCGGCGCCGCCCACGCTATCGATTCCAGCAGCGCCGACCCTGTGGCGGCGATCAAGGAACTGACCGGGGGAACGGGTGTGAGCTGCGCGCTGGATTGTTCCGGTGCGCCCGCGGCCAGGGTCGCGGCGGTCAAGTCCGCCGCGCAGTGGGGCCGGGTGGCCTTCGTCGGCGAGGGCAACGACGTGACCTTGGACGTGAGCCCCGACATCATCCGCAAGCAGCTGACGATCCTGGGCTCCTACACCTTCTCGCTCACCGGTCAAGCGGACTGCGCCCGCTTCGTCGCCGCGCACGGCCTCGATGTCGACCGCTTGTTCACCGACCGCTGGACCCTCGCCGACGCCGCGCAGGCGTACACGGAGTTCGACAAACAGGCAGGCGGCAAGGCCGTCATCGAGTTCTGA
- a CDS encoding ABC transporter permease, translated as MKLLSRSRGIDAFPLTGGKWRDRLAPARTLSDLFEKRWMEGAVPLGLALSLSLVFVFFTPVGPADSPIIMDEVSEKGLLAIGLSVVLVCGGIDLSVGSMVGLTAIGAMVASRAWDWPMAIVAPGTVVFGALLGSVNGYFIAYRKMRPFITTLVTLVAFGGAAAALQSAYSFQLSMPKPDIVWDFLGEGSIALIPTGWFFFGCVLIVVHVGLTRSRWGWWVAAVGSDRRSARRNGIPVDRVTFLVYVLSGALAGLAALLTSARVGRTDPDVGQGWEIIALTAVVLGGVSLKGGRGSVLRATVGIIVVQVIQQATVALRLEGSYYTVILATALLVFAVLDLQWGKYRQRTADKLKIDPGRITLGSLIDVTEPGTVWTINNRTTDAPPIGLGKIEGAEDCAVDPEGNVYCGDRRGWVWRFRADQPDEGEIFARTGGFPLGHGWDRDGQLLVAVGGMGIYRISPDGESEPIATKVRRSRFSLLDDSGLRAVDDLDVAPDGSIYVSDFSTRSNAAEYLVELVESRSNGRVVRIDPDGSTEVVVSNSVFPNGICTSHDGQSILIASTGLCRVDRLWIAGPKQGQLEPVLENLPGNPDNLNRSSDGNYWLPFVSMRTPMSDLLNRYPAVRRRMTQEVPLDSWVVPQLNVSCVMKFNDRGEILQVLWDSSLANYPMVTAVKERAGQLYLCGVSNNRIGRLTLDPSEVGSIDPAAVPGLIVPGRPMVEVQR; from the coding sequence ATGAAACTGCTGTCACGTTCGCGGGGAATCGACGCGTTCCCCCTGACCGGCGGGAAGTGGCGTGATCGGCTCGCGCCGGCCAGGACCCTGTCGGATCTGTTCGAGAAACGCTGGATGGAGGGCGCGGTCCCGCTCGGTCTGGCCCTGTCGCTCAGCCTGGTGTTCGTCTTCTTCACCCCGGTCGGACCGGCCGATTCCCCGATCATCATGGACGAGGTCTCGGAGAAGGGCCTGCTGGCCATCGGACTGTCCGTGGTGCTGGTGTGCGGCGGCATCGACCTGTCGGTCGGCTCGATGGTCGGTCTGACCGCGATCGGGGCGATGGTCGCCTCCCGCGCCTGGGACTGGCCGATGGCGATCGTCGCACCGGGCACGGTGGTGTTCGGCGCGCTGCTCGGCAGTGTGAACGGTTACTTCATCGCCTACCGGAAGATGCGGCCGTTCATCACCACGCTGGTCACCCTCGTGGCCTTCGGTGGCGCGGCCGCCGCGCTGCAGTCGGCGTACAGCTTCCAGCTGAGCATGCCCAAGCCCGATATCGTCTGGGATTTCCTGGGTGAGGGCAGCATCGCGCTGATCCCCACCGGGTGGTTCTTCTTCGGCTGCGTGCTGATCGTGGTGCATGTCGGTCTCACCCGGTCGCGGTGGGGTTGGTGGGTCGCGGCGGTCGGCAGCGATCGGCGATCGGCACGGCGCAACGGCATCCCGGTCGACCGGGTCACTTTTCTGGTGTACGTCCTCTCGGGTGCGCTGGCGGGGTTGGCCGCCCTGCTCACCTCGGCCAGGGTCGGGCGCACCGATCCGGATGTGGGTCAGGGCTGGGAGATCATCGCGCTCACCGCGGTGGTGCTCGGCGGCGTCAGCCTCAAGGGCGGTCGCGGCTCGGTGCTGCGGGCCACCGTCGGCATCATCGTGGTGCAGGTGATCCAGCAGGCCACGGTGGCGTTGCGGCTCGAAGGCTCCTACTACACGGTCATTCTCGCGACGGCGCTGCTCGTGTTCGCCGTGCTCGACCTGCAGTGGGGCAAGTACCGGCAGCGCACCGCCGACAAACTCAAGATCGATCCCGGCCGGATCACGCTCGGCAGCCTCATCGATGTCACCGAGCCCGGCACGGTCTGGACGATCAACAACAGGACGACCGACGCACCCCCGATCGGGCTCGGCAAGATCGAGGGCGCCGAGGACTGCGCGGTCGACCCCGAGGGCAACGTCTACTGCGGTGACCGACGCGGCTGGGTGTGGCGCTTCCGCGCCGATCAGCCCGACGAAGGCGAGATCTTCGCTCGCACAGGTGGTTTCCCGCTCGGCCACGGGTGGGACCGCGACGGGCAGTTGCTCGTGGCTGTCGGCGGCATGGGGATCTACCGGATCTCCCCGGACGGTGAATCCGAGCCGATCGCGACGAAGGTCAGGCGCAGCCGCTTCTCGCTGCTCGACGATTCCGGCCTCCGCGCCGTCGACGATCTCGACGTAGCCCCCGACGGTTCGATCTACGTATCGGACTTCTCGACGCGAAGCAACGCCGCCGAATACCTGGTGGAACTGGTGGAATCGCGGTCCAACGGTCGCGTGGTACGGATCGACCCCGACGGCAGCACCGAGGTCGTCGTCTCGAACAGTGTGTTTCCCAACGGAATCTGTACCTCGCACGACGGCCAGTCGATTCTGATCGCCAGCACCGGCCTGTGCCGAGTGGACCGGCTCTGGATCGCCGGACCCAAACAGGGACAGCTCGAACCGGTGCTGGAGAACCTGCCCGGCAACCCCGACAACCTCAACCGTTCCTCCGACGGTAACTACTGGCTGCCGTTCGTATCGATGCGCACGCCGATGTCGGACCTGCTCAACCGCTATCCGGCCGTGCGCAGGCGGATGACTCAGGAGGTGCCGCTGGACAGCTGGGTCGTTCCGCAGCTCAACGTGTCGTGCGTGATGAAGTTCAACGATCGTGGCGAAATCCTTCAGGTGCTGTGGGATTCGTCGCTGGCGAACTACCCGATGGTCACCGCGGTCAAGGAACGGGCTGGTCAGCTCTATCTGTGCGGTGTGAGCAACAACCGCATCGGCCGACTGACGCTCGACCCCAGCGAAGTCGGGTCGATCGATCCGGCCGCAGTACCGGGCCTGATCGTGCCCGGACGACCGATGGTGGAGGTACAGCGATGA
- a CDS encoding MmgE/PrpD family protein yields the protein MADTIVEQLARFTSDADFDTLPPEAVDESKRLLLDAMGCALGAVDEPKGKIGIDYGKLTGGTDGDATIIGTDERVSIFGASFANGELINALDFDAVLPPGHVSPYVLPTTMAMAESRGRSGREVLAAVALSHEMSYRFYKSMDYLRDVQNDSMDLSPVIGYSVTVFGGTAAAGKLAGQSTETLANALGIAAATAPVNAMRPWIKHAPSSTLKYLLAGTLTQATLTAVHMAELGHTGDLQILDDAEVGFRRYIGTRRWEPNNITDALGTEWRFLAEQSYKPYPHCRILHAPLHALTEILETHDIKPDEIDAIRCWGEAAVMHPLWQSRVIEKTHDAQFDIAHGLSVGAHRVVPSRAWHAPELVFSESVLGLMDKVTFEPHPDYFKALSANPSARPTRIEVDARGTTFSADRTYPKGSPSPDPTTRMTTDELVTKFRINAQDVLPENRIDQVVDTVLGVDEIDDFGAVMRLLAPNSTTA from the coding sequence ATGGCCGACACCATCGTCGAGCAGCTGGCGCGATTCACCTCCGACGCCGATTTCGACACTCTGCCGCCCGAGGCGGTCGACGAATCCAAGCGGCTGTTGCTCGACGCGATGGGGTGCGCGCTCGGCGCCGTCGACGAGCCCAAAGGCAAGATCGGCATCGACTACGGCAAGCTCACCGGCGGCACCGACGGTGACGCCACGATCATCGGCACCGACGAACGGGTCTCGATCTTCGGCGCTTCCTTCGCCAACGGCGAGCTCATCAACGCCCTGGACTTCGACGCGGTGCTGCCGCCCGGCCACGTCTCGCCCTACGTACTTCCGACCACGATGGCTATGGCCGAGAGCCGGGGCCGATCCGGCCGCGAGGTGCTCGCCGCCGTCGCGCTCTCCCACGAGATGTCCTACCGGTTCTACAAGTCGATGGACTATCTGCGCGACGTCCAGAACGATTCGATGGATCTGTCCCCCGTGATCGGCTACAGCGTCACCGTTTTCGGTGGAACCGCGGCCGCGGGCAAGCTCGCTGGCCAGTCCACCGAGACCCTGGCCAACGCACTCGGCATCGCCGCGGCCACCGCCCCGGTCAACGCGATGCGCCCGTGGATCAAGCACGCCCCGAGCTCCACCCTCAAGTATCTGCTCGCGGGCACCCTGACCCAGGCCACGCTCACCGCCGTGCACATGGCCGAACTCGGCCACACCGGTGACCTGCAGATCCTCGACGACGCCGAGGTCGGCTTCCGCAGGTACATCGGCACCCGGCGGTGGGAGCCGAACAACATCACCGACGCGCTCGGCACCGAATGGCGCTTCCTCGCCGAACAGTCCTACAAGCCCTACCCGCACTGTCGCATCCTGCACGCCCCGCTGCACGCGCTCACCGAGATCCTCGAGACCCACGACATCAAGCCCGACGAGATCGACGCCATCCGCTGTTGGGGCGAGGCCGCGGTGATGCACCCGCTGTGGCAGAGCCGAGTCATCGAGAAGACCCACGACGCGCAGTTCGACATCGCCCACGGCCTGTCGGTCGGCGCGCACCGAGTGGTCCCCAGCAGAGCTTGGCACGCACCGGAACTCGTGTTCAGCGAGTCGGTGCTCGGCCTGATGGACAAGGTCACCTTCGAACCGCACCCCGACTACTTCAAGGCACTGTCGGCGAACCCGTCCGCCCGACCCACCCGCATCGAAGTAGACGCCCGCGGCACCACCTTCTCCGCGGACCGCACCTACCCCAAGGGCAGCCCCTCCCCCGACCCGACCACCAGAATGACCACCGACGAGTTGGTCACCAAGTTCCGCATCAACGCCCAGGATGTGCTGCCGGAGAACAGGATCGACCAGGTCGTCGACACCGTGCTCGGCGTGGACGAGATCGACGACTTCGGCGCGGTGATGCGTCTGCTCGCACCGAACAGCACGACCGCCTGA
- a CDS encoding helix-turn-helix domain-containing protein has product MTIETRTPSGDATLGAELAAVVTEASEILGRRIQPPGAHSPGEAKRLLTQLWDDAVAALSDTTARADIQRTTALLARIRATEADLAASDAAGSATHLRMAAQAIARLHGARGVDDLLRRAAEAMGAMGFDRALVSTTEGQRWHLHTMFVVDDKPWADAIIAAGRESSPTLDGHLVESDIVQRARPGLVFDVQHNPRVIRPLVEMTRCSSYAVAPLTMNGTVVGLVHGDYYFQRREADATARAMLAVFAAGLGHALTGASLLDGVTALRTGFDRLAGSFDASPSPVETPALSTRERDVVELLAAGRANRQIARELAISEATVKTHITHILRKLGAANRAEAVAYWLRGTVVR; this is encoded by the coding sequence GTGACGATCGAGACGAGGACACCCAGCGGCGACGCGACACTCGGCGCCGAGTTGGCCGCCGTCGTCACCGAGGCTTCCGAGATCCTGGGCCGCCGGATCCAGCCACCCGGCGCCCACTCCCCCGGCGAGGCCAAGCGCCTGCTCACCCAACTGTGGGACGACGCCGTCGCCGCCCTGTCCGACACGACAGCCCGCGCCGATATCCAGCGGACAACCGCACTACTGGCCCGCATTCGCGCGACCGAGGCGGACCTGGCCGCGTCCGACGCCGCCGGCTCGGCCACACATCTGCGTATGGCCGCCCAGGCGATCGCGCGATTACACGGCGCGCGGGGAGTAGACGACCTGTTGCGCAGGGCCGCGGAAGCGATGGGCGCGATGGGCTTCGACCGCGCACTGGTCTCGACGACCGAAGGACAGCGCTGGCATCTGCACACGATGTTCGTCGTCGACGACAAGCCGTGGGCCGATGCCATCATCGCGGCGGGGCGCGAGTCCTCGCCGACGCTGGACGGACACCTCGTCGAGAGCGACATCGTGCAGCGAGCCCGGCCCGGACTCGTCTTCGATGTCCAGCACAATCCGCGCGTCATCCGGCCGCTGGTGGAGATGACGCGGTGTAGCTCCTATGCCGTGGCGCCGCTGACCATGAACGGAACGGTCGTCGGCCTGGTCCACGGCGACTACTACTTCCAGCGGCGCGAAGCCGACGCGACCGCCCGCGCGATGCTGGCGGTCTTCGCCGCCGGCCTCGGCCACGCGCTGACCGGCGCGAGCCTGCTCGACGGCGTCACAGCATTGCGCACGGGTTTCGACCGGCTGGCCGGATCCTTCGATGCCTCGCCCAGCCCTGTCGAGACGCCCGCCCTCTCGACCCGGGAGCGCGATGTCGTCGAACTGCTCGCCGCGGGCAGGGCGAATCGGCAGATCGCGCGTGAACTCGCGATCTCGGAGGCGACGGTGAAGACTCACATCACCCATATCCTGCGCAAACTCGGCGCGGCGAACCGTGCCGAAGCAGTCGCCTACTGGCTGCGCGGAACCGTCGTACGCTGA